In Saccharothrix syringae, the following are encoded in one genomic region:
- a CDS encoding barstar family protein: MGGIGELPVLIVDGARFTDLDGFAHEFSRLLCHYTWRGNLDAFNDLLRGGFGTPENGWVLRWLNSETSRAALGHEATFRRLQGLPASCHPSHRSDIRARIAVARRGEGPTLFDEIVDIICDHGPDGEESEDGVLLELL, encoded by the coding sequence ATGGGCGGGATCGGCGAGCTTCCGGTGCTGATTGTGGACGGGGCGCGCTTCACCGACTTGGACGGTTTCGCCCACGAGTTCTCACGACTGCTGTGCCACTACACGTGGCGGGGAAACCTGGACGCCTTCAACGACCTGCTCCGAGGAGGCTTCGGCACGCCCGAGAACGGGTGGGTGCTGAGGTGGCTCAACTCCGAGACGTCCAGGGCCGCGCTCGGTCACGAGGCGACATTCCGCCGCCTGCAAGGGCTGCCCGCCTCCTGTCACCCGTCGCACCGTTCCGACATCCGAGCGCGGATCGCCGTCGCTCGGCGTGGCGAGGGACCGACGCTGTTCGACGAGATCGTCGACATCATCTGCGACCACGGCCCCGATGGCGAAGAGTCCGAAGACGGCGTGCTGTTGGAACTACTCTGA
- a CDS encoding WD40 domain-containing protein, with product MRRIPPATARARLLGVSLSSIDREAMGVLLDAMGTADELSVEQVQRLLFAQRTPAAATKALERLVKLVNTAAVDESVDLEVQVHGAKRSGARGRTLSFWAERVDVVGAPLREHEAVRDVLIEDRQATVLGPRRIVLCNATADDVTAGRLWDLLFEALGGEQHGIAVWRSDKDVLAGDDREKQLRMEVAGSELVVAAVSNAWYAQPALNETLRAYSGSSGPTVMPVLLRPTSSRAGAFEPKAVYPGTPQGVPFNDLKSQSARDKWVNGLVEHIHRQLDRVSAKPLDMGTKDRRMLKETCGDQFFDLHGRPGGMDPDTAIGAHDQERRVEDVVAYLMDWARDPDSAPLAALLGEYGTGKTITCQELTERLQTPPAPLRPEPLYFDLRRLGNLSNVVPTLPEILTECINRGWAPGDTRLPSGEEVIARARTVPTLFVIDGLDEVLVRLDAAQGIAFTHELLKLRPIRGKGKGTVHAPFAGVHTKVLLSCRTHYFRSLREQSRHFLEHDRDLAAAEDYVALMLLPLTDEQIRGYLDKALPDQDVTQVMDMLGAVHDLSDLATRPYTLAKVAAQIPFIEDRLSQQRPVYAATIYRQVLRDWLTRDLGKHRLRPEHKLTLMARLAAWSWKRGDRRVDSADLDDWLDEQLATDPVLGRRYGSISRDQLEEDLRTATFVVRNDHNGPDRPDFQFAHSSIHEYFLAQYLCDAIRDDRREDWCLPIPSAETLDFLGQLIADDDDQEALRATLNRWRTSYLEGASELWLRYALHARAHNRPHPTLVGSDLSGARLRGWQFIGTRANPLVFTAATLAGADLRETRWDHVNLTHTSLQAARLERAVLHKTTIVDASLRDADLAGAFLRHCRLDNTDLTGANTNQLRHVHSGDYLPTPLPPARTRLQALTGHSGSVWGVAFSPDGTQLATAGSSDGTARIWNATTGETLHTLTTHSGSVWGVAFSPDGTQLATAGSSDGTARIWNATTGETLHTLTTHSGSVWGVAFSPDGTQLATAGSSDGTARIWNATTGETLHTLTTHSGSVWGVAFSPDGTQFATASDDGARIWNATTGETLHTLTGHTDSVWGVAFSPDGTQLATASDDGARIWNATTGETLHTLTGHSGSLRDVAFSPDGTQLATASSDGTARIWNATTGETLHTLTGHTDWVRGVAFSPDGTQLATASSDGTARIWNATTGETLHTLTTHIGWVWGVAFSPDGTQLATASDDGARIWNATTGETLHTLTGHSGSLRDVAFSPDGTQLATAGSDGTARIWNATTGETLHTLTTHSDSVWDVAFSPDGTQLATASDDGTARIWNATTGETLHTLTGHTDWVRGVAFSPDGTQLATAGSDGTARIWNATTGETLHTLTTHSDSVWDVAFSPDGTQLATASDDGTARIWNATTGETLHTLTGHTGSVWGVAFSPDGTQLATAGSDGTARIWNATTGETLHTLTGHTDWVRDVAFSPDGTQLATASDDGTTRIWNVDARQPELLMAAFTKTSTASWSQVRNTLLSATGDAWLFLRAACLDSHNRLVDLQPYELYYSESASAVDS from the coding sequence ATGCGACGGATACCTCCCGCCACGGCTCGCGCCCGGTTGCTCGGGGTGTCCTTGAGCTCGATCGACCGCGAGGCAATGGGCGTGCTGCTGGACGCGATGGGGACGGCAGACGAGTTGTCCGTGGAACAGGTGCAGCGTCTATTGTTCGCCCAGCGGACCCCGGCGGCCGCGACGAAGGCGTTGGAGCGCTTGGTCAAGCTGGTGAACACCGCCGCAGTAGACGAGAGTGTGGACCTCGAGGTCCAGGTCCACGGCGCGAAGAGATCGGGCGCGCGTGGCCGCACGCTGAGCTTCTGGGCCGAGCGCGTCGACGTGGTCGGCGCACCTCTGCGTGAGCACGAGGCGGTTCGTGACGTACTCATCGAGGACCGGCAGGCGACTGTGCTCGGGCCGAGACGGATCGTGTTGTGCAACGCCACGGCGGACGACGTTACAGCTGGACGCCTGTGGGACCTGCTGTTCGAGGCATTGGGCGGTGAGCAGCACGGAATCGCCGTGTGGCGGTCCGATAAGGACGTGCTGGCCGGTGACGACCGGGAAAAGCAACTGCGCATGGAGGTGGCGGGTAGCGAACTGGTGGTCGCCGCGGTGAGCAACGCCTGGTACGCGCAACCTGCGCTCAACGAGACGCTGCGTGCCTACAGCGGGTCCTCCGGCCCGACGGTGATGCCGGTGCTGCTGCGGCCGACGAGCTCCCGCGCGGGTGCGTTCGAACCCAAAGCTGTCTACCCTGGCACGCCTCAGGGCGTCCCGTTCAATGACCTCAAGAGCCAGTCTGCCCGGGACAAGTGGGTGAATGGCCTTGTCGAGCACATCCACCGCCAGCTCGACCGCGTGAGCGCGAAGCCGCTCGACATGGGCACGAAAGACCGGCGCATGCTCAAGGAGACGTGCGGGGACCAGTTCTTCGACCTGCACGGCCGTCCCGGCGGCATGGATCCGGACACGGCCATCGGCGCGCACGACCAGGAGCGGCGGGTCGAGGACGTCGTGGCGTACCTCATGGATTGGGCACGTGATCCGGACAGTGCGCCGCTCGCCGCGTTGCTGGGCGAGTACGGCACCGGTAAGACGATCACCTGCCAGGAGTTGACCGAACGGCTGCAAACCCCGCCAGCCCCGTTGCGGCCCGAGCCGCTGTACTTCGACCTCCGGCGTCTCGGGAACCTGAGCAACGTGGTGCCGACCCTGCCCGAAATCCTGACCGAGTGCATCAACCGTGGTTGGGCGCCGGGTGACACGCGGCTACCGTCGGGGGAAGAGGTCATCGCACGGGCCAGGACGGTGCCCACCCTGTTCGTCATCGACGGTTTGGACGAGGTCCTGGTCAGGCTCGACGCCGCGCAAGGTATCGCCTTCACCCATGAGTTGCTCAAGCTCCGGCCGATCCGCGGGAAAGGCAAGGGCACGGTTCACGCCCCGTTCGCCGGGGTGCACACCAAGGTTCTGCTGTCCTGCCGGACCCACTACTTCCGGTCGCTGCGGGAACAGTCCAGGCACTTCCTCGAGCACGACCGTGATCTCGCAGCCGCCGAGGACTACGTCGCGCTGATGTTGTTGCCGTTGACCGACGAGCAGATCCGCGGGTACCTGGACAAGGCGCTGCCGGACCAGGACGTCACGCAGGTGATGGACATGCTGGGAGCGGTACACGACCTGTCCGACCTGGCCACGCGCCCCTACACGCTGGCCAAGGTCGCCGCGCAGATCCCGTTCATCGAAGACCGCCTCTCGCAGCAACGCCCGGTGTACGCGGCCACGATCTACCGGCAGGTCTTGCGCGACTGGCTCACACGAGACCTCGGCAAGCACCGTCTGCGCCCCGAGCACAAGCTCACCTTGATGGCTCGACTGGCAGCATGGTCGTGGAAGCGTGGTGACCGGCGGGTCGACAGCGCCGACCTGGACGACTGGCTCGATGAACAACTCGCCACAGACCCCGTGCTCGGCAGACGCTACGGAAGCATCTCACGCGACCAACTCGAGGAGGACCTACGCACCGCCACGTTCGTGGTCCGCAACGACCACAACGGGCCTGACCGCCCCGACTTTCAATTCGCGCACAGCTCCATCCACGAGTACTTCCTCGCCCAGTACCTGTGCGACGCGATACGCGATGACCGCCGTGAGGACTGGTGCCTTCCCATCCCGTCGGCGGAGACGTTGGACTTCCTGGGCCAGTTGATCGCCGACGACGACGATCAAGAGGCGCTCCGGGCCACCCTGAACCGGTGGCGTACGTCGTACTTGGAAGGAGCCAGCGAGCTGTGGCTCCGGTACGCGCTCCACGCCCGCGCACACAACCGCCCGCATCCCACGCTGGTCGGCAGCGATCTCAGCGGTGCCCGGCTACGGGGCTGGCAGTTCATCGGTACGAGGGCCAACCCGCTCGTGTTCACTGCCGCCACGCTGGCCGGAGCAGATCTGCGCGAAACCCGCTGGGACCACGTCAACCTCACCCACACAAGCCTTCAGGCCGCCCGCCTCGAACGAGCCGTACTGCACAAGACCACAATCGTCGATGCAAGCCTGCGCGACGCCGACCTCGCCGGTGCGTTCCTCCGCCACTGCCGCCTGGACAACACAGACCTGACCGGCGCGAACACCAACCAACTCCGTCACGTTCACAGCGGCGACTACCTACCGACCCCGCTGCCGCCCGCCCGGACCCGCCTCCAGGCACTCACCGGACACAGCGGCTCGGTCTGGGGTGTCGCGTTCAGCCCGGACGGAACCCAACTCGCCACCGCCGGCAGCAGCGACGGCACCGCACGGATCTGGAACGCGACCACCGGCGAGACCCTGCACACCCTCACCACACACAGCGGCTCGGTCTGGGGTGTCGCGTTCAGCCCGGACGGAACCCAACTCGCCACCGCCGGCAGCAGCGACGGCACCGCACGGATCTGGAACGCGACCACCGGCGAGACCCTGCACACCCTCACCACACACAGCGGCTCGGTCTGGGGTGTCGCGTTCAGCCCGGACGGAACCCAACTCGCCACCGCCGGCAGCAGCGACGGCACCGCACGGATCTGGAACGCGACCACCGGCGAGACCCTGCACACCCTCACCACACACAGCGGCTCGGTCTGGGGTGTCGCGTTCAGCCCGGACGGAACCCAATTCGCCACCGCCAGCGATGACGGCGCACGGATCTGGAACGCGACCACCGGCGAGACCCTGCACACCCTCACCGGGCACACCGACTCGGTCTGGGGTGTCGCGTTCAGCCCGGACGGAACCCAACTCGCCACCGCCAGCGATGACGGCGCACGGATCTGGAACGCGACCACCGGCGAGACCCTGCACACCCTCACCGGGCACAGCGGCTCGCTCCGGGATGTCGCGTTCAGCCCGGACGGAACCCAACTCGCCACCGCCAGCAGCGACGGCACCGCACGGATCTGGAACGCGACCACCGGCGAGACCCTGCACACCCTCACCGGGCACACCGACTGGGTCAGGGGTGTCGCGTTCAGCCCGGACGGAACCCAACTCGCCACCGCCAGCAGCGACGGCACCGCACGGATCTGGAACGCGACCACCGGCGAGACCCTGCACACCCTCACCACACACATCGGCTGGGTCTGGGGTGTCGCGTTCAGCCCGGACGGAACCCAACTCGCCACCGCCAGCGATGACGGCGCACGGATCTGGAACGCGACCACCGGCGAGACCCTGCACACCCTCACCGGGCACAGCGGCTCGCTCCGGGATGTCGCGTTCAGCCCGGACGGAACCCAACTCGCCACCGCCGGCAGCGACGGCACCGCACGGATCTGGAACGCGACCACCGGCGAGACCCTGCACACCCTCACCACACACAGCGACTCGGTCTGGGATGTCGCGTTCAGCCCGGACGGAACCCAACTCGCCACCGCCAGCGATGACGGCACCGCACGGATCTGGAACGCGACCACCGGCGAGACCCTGCACACCCTCACCGGGCACACCGACTGGGTCAGGGGTGTCGCGTTCAGCCCGGACGGAACCCAACTCGCCACCGCCGGCAGCGACGGCACCGCACGGATCTGGAACGCGACCACCGGCGAGACCCTGCACACCCTCACCACACACAGCGACTCGGTCTGGGATGTCGCGTTCAGCCCGGACGGAACCCAACTCGCCACCGCCAGCGATGACGGCACCGCACGGATCTGGAACGCGACCACCGGCGAGACCCTGCACACCCTCACCGGGCACACCGGCTCGGTCTGGGGTGTCGCGTTCAGCCCGGACGGAACCCAACTCGCCACCGCCGGCAGCGACGGCACCGCACGGATCTGGAACGCGACCACCGGCGAGACCCTGCACACCCTCACCGGGCACACCGACTGGGTCCGGGATGTCGCGTTCAGCCCGGACGGAACCCAACTCGCCACCGCCAGCGATGACGGCACCACACGGATCTGGAACGTGGACGCAAGACAGCCAGAATTGCTGATGGCAGCCTTCACCAAAACCTCAACGGCGTCATGGTCACAGGTCAGGAACACGTTGCTGTCCGCAACCGGTGATGCCTGGCTATTTCTGCGTGCAGCATGCCTCGACAGCCATAACCGCCTAGTGGACCTTCAGCCATACGAACTCTATTACAGCGAGTCAGCTTCAGCCGTGGACTCCTAG
- a CDS encoding toll/interleukin-1 receptor domain-containing protein produces MSTDKAGMRLEVGSSGKPLVRVFLSFVGRDEALVLRLWDLLTEAMVIDQEYEFQLWRSDDAILVGEDWDVRIRGALSTAEVGIVALSNAFLGSKYITGVELPALVDVPGKHVVPLLLRQVSKQADWRGLKSKQIYGYGRPFSEARGTSAQDAWVNRLVVEVHRVLARYAMRDDRQR; encoded by the coding sequence GTGAGCACGGACAAAGCCGGAATGCGCCTAGAGGTGGGAAGCTCGGGCAAACCCCTGGTGCGAGTATTCCTCAGTTTTGTCGGTCGGGACGAGGCGCTGGTTTTGCGCTTGTGGGACCTGTTGACCGAGGCGATGGTCATCGACCAGGAGTACGAGTTCCAACTCTGGCGATCAGACGACGCGATCCTTGTCGGCGAGGACTGGGACGTCCGGATCCGCGGCGCGTTGTCGACGGCTGAGGTCGGGATTGTCGCGTTGAGCAACGCCTTCCTGGGCAGCAAGTACATAACCGGCGTCGAACTGCCCGCGCTCGTCGACGTCCCCGGCAAGCATGTGGTTCCGTTGCTGCTTCGGCAGGTCAGCAAGCAGGCGGACTGGCGTGGCTTGAAGAGCAAGCAGATCTACGGCTATGGACGACCGTTCAGCGAGGCGCGCGGGACGTCGGCGCAGGACGCATGGGTAAACCGCCTTGTGGTCGAGGTGCACCGGGTTCTCGCCCGGTACGCGATGCGCGACGACAGGCAGCGGTGA
- a CDS encoding sugar transferase — protein sequence MTVHEAGGEHAGKAGRVATAHPEVRTTSAPRRPPVPPTRSVTRPTVSGWEPAYRYGVIAADVLCTVLVVVLAGAVLQARHISFEALPLLALEAVTASVILGSLRLNRAWDSRVLGQGAEEFRRLGRSLFGSVVALGLGALAAGLPDARAWAFLVGPAVALLAFPVRYALRRPLHRARSEGRCLFSVLAAGNLGTVSDLIRRTGRAPHLGWRVDAVCTVDGRAGTNATLHGVPVVGRFDEVAEQVRRGGYRIVAVTPDAYWTPRRLQQLAWDLEGTGTEMVVAPALMDFAGPRLHVTGVLGMPLLWVSEPSFTGFRRVVKATVDKVGAALLLITLSPVLLAITVAVVADTRGSVLYRQRRIGKNGVPFTMLKFRTMVTNADALGLKLKQVNEGPGVLFKMRRDPRVTAVGRALRRYSLDELPQLFNVLGGAMSLVGPRPPLPEESAGYNPVMHRLLAVKPGLTGMWHVSGRDDLSWEEAMQLDLRYVEDWSPALDAFILWKTLVAVMRGSGS from the coding sequence ATGACGGTCCATGAGGCCGGTGGTGAGCATGCGGGGAAAGCCGGCCGCGTGGCTACCGCACACCCAGAGGTACGCACCACCTCCGCACCGCGCCGTCCACCAGTGCCGCCCACGCGGTCGGTCACACGGCCTACCGTTAGTGGCTGGGAACCCGCCTACCGCTACGGCGTGATCGCTGCCGATGTGCTGTGCACTGTCCTGGTCGTGGTGCTGGCGGGTGCCGTGCTACAAGCCCGACACATCTCCTTCGAAGCGCTGCCTCTGCTTGCCCTGGAGGCGGTGACCGCGTCGGTGATCCTCGGTTCGCTGCGGCTCAACCGTGCATGGGACAGCAGGGTTTTGGGCCAGGGCGCGGAAGAGTTCCGCCGCCTGGGCCGCAGTCTGTTCGGCTCCGTCGTGGCATTGGGGTTGGGTGCACTCGCGGCAGGGCTGCCCGATGCCCGCGCGTGGGCCTTCCTGGTCGGACCGGCGGTCGCGCTGCTGGCGTTCCCGGTCCGCTACGCCCTGCGTCGCCCGCTTCACCGGGCCCGCAGCGAGGGGCGCTGCCTGTTCTCGGTGCTGGCCGCAGGCAACCTCGGCACCGTGTCCGACCTGATTCGCCGTACCGGAAGAGCTCCGCACCTGGGGTGGCGCGTGGACGCGGTCTGCACTGTCGACGGCCGCGCTGGTACGAACGCGACATTGCACGGTGTTCCGGTCGTGGGTCGGTTCGACGAGGTGGCCGAGCAGGTGCGCCGCGGCGGCTACCGGATCGTCGCGGTCACCCCCGACGCCTACTGGACGCCCCGCCGCCTCCAGCAGCTGGCCTGGGACCTGGAGGGCACCGGCACCGAGATGGTCGTCGCGCCCGCGCTGATGGACTTCGCGGGTCCGCGCCTGCACGTCACCGGCGTGCTCGGGATGCCGCTGCTATGGGTGTCGGAGCCGTCGTTCACCGGCTTCCGCCGCGTGGTCAAGGCGACTGTGGACAAGGTCGGTGCGGCTTTGTTGTTGATCACATTATCTCCGGTGCTATTGGCTATAACCGTGGCCGTTGTGGCCGATACCCGCGGATCGGTGCTCTACCGACAGCGAAGGATTGGCAAGAACGGTGTGCCGTTCACCATGCTGAAGTTCCGCACCATGGTCACCAACGCCGACGCACTGGGTCTCAAACTGAAGCAGGTCAATGAGGGCCCGGGTGTGCTGTTCAAGATGAGGCGGGACCCGCGGGTCACCGCGGTCGGCCGGGCGCTGCGCCGCTACTCCCTGGACGAGCTGCCGCAGCTGTTCAACGTGCTCGGCGGCGCCATGTCGCTGGTGGGCCCGCGCCCGCCGCTGCCCGAGGAGAGCGCTGGTTATAACCCGGTCATGCACCGCCTGCTGGCAGTCAAGCCGGGCCTGACCGGTATGTGGCACGTCTCCGGCCGCGATGACCTGTCGTGGGAGGAGGCCATGCAACTTGACCTGCGCTACGTCGAGGACTGGTCACCAGCCCTCGACGCGTTCATTCTTTGGAAAACCCTGGTCGCTGTGATGCGGGGTAGCGGCAGCTGA
- a CDS encoding helix-turn-helix domain-containing protein, with protein sequence MAHTVKLKTTTFVKITEVAGFTSHYALARAMGLNRSTVARVVTGSLQPGTAFIAGALVALAPLSFDDLFEVVTQPTGKAPDLTGQARTNR encoded by the coding sequence ATGGCCCACACCGTCAAACTCAAGACCACCACCTTCGTCAAGATCACCGAAGTGGCAGGCTTTACGTCCCACTACGCCCTGGCCCGGGCAATGGGCCTCAACCGCTCCACCGTAGCCAGAGTCGTCACCGGCTCACTGCAACCCGGCACCGCCTTCATCGCCGGCGCACTGGTCGCCTTGGCCCCGCTCTCCTTCGACGACCTGTTCGAGGTCGTCACGCAACCCACCGGGAAGGCCCCCGACCTCACCGGCCAGGCCCGAACGAACCGGTAG
- a CDS encoding zinc finger protein yields the protein MPLRPFRWLPHDGQRHAVKEGTVAFEDTATLCGEELTIPAAHPTKTQWCWPTCTTCDTAWRQHEGIPLFPRQRTTTPHPATRGNTGKPAHA from the coding sequence ATGCCGCTACGCCCGTTCCGCTGGCTGCCCCACGACGGCCAACGCCACGCCGTGAAAGAGGGCACGGTCGCCTTCGAGGACACCGCCACCCTGTGCGGCGAGGAACTGACCATCCCCGCCGCACACCCCACCAAAACGCAGTGGTGCTGGCCCACCTGCACCACCTGCGACACCGCGTGGCGACAGCACGAAGGCATCCCGCTGTTCCCACGCCAACGCACGACCACACCACACCCGGCCACGCGCGGCAACACCGGAAAACCAGCACACGCCTGA
- a CDS encoding helix-turn-helix domain-containing protein yields the protein MDTTDNAAEKTTGNTWERLTTARSRELGEELRRIRRHIGLALPRVAKDLGWSAGKLSKLELGSRGTSLWEIGILIGRYGVDKAVRDRVLALVDHRIDIHNFLRLHTPCPDALTVLTLHEANAATVTAYEPFAVPALGQTEDYARALTGDQDQVGARMKRQRVLHAPTGPRVLLYVHEVALHMGLDDPVVMRDQALHLTLMCGWPGVTVRLVPMTAGTRARLRHPATLMTFPDPIRPIACAETDTATVFHDDPQVVADYHLKMWRLGVLALGPDESHERLARWADHYDRGSH from the coding sequence ATGGACACCACCGACAACGCCGCCGAGAAGACCACCGGGAACACCTGGGAGCGGTTGACCACCGCCCGCAGCAGGGAGCTGGGCGAGGAACTGCGCCGGATCCGCCGCCACATCGGACTGGCCCTACCCAGGGTGGCCAAAGACCTGGGTTGGTCGGCGGGGAAGCTGAGCAAGTTGGAACTGGGCAGCCGGGGCACCAGTCTGTGGGAGATCGGGATCCTGATCGGCCGCTACGGCGTGGACAAGGCCGTCCGGGACCGCGTGCTGGCCCTGGTCGACCATCGGATCGACATCCACAACTTCCTGCGGCTGCACACCCCCTGCCCGGATGCCCTGACGGTGCTGACCCTCCACGAGGCCAACGCGGCCACGGTCACCGCCTACGAGCCCTTCGCCGTCCCGGCGTTGGGTCAGACCGAGGACTACGCCCGCGCCCTGACCGGCGACCAGGACCAGGTCGGTGCCCGGATGAAGCGGCAGCGGGTGCTGCACGCGCCCACCGGCCCCCGCGTGCTGCTCTACGTGCACGAGGTCGCGCTGCACATGGGCCTGGACGACCCGGTGGTCATGCGCGACCAGGCATTGCACCTGACGCTGATGTGCGGCTGGCCCGGCGTCACCGTGCGCCTGGTCCCCATGACCGCGGGAACGCGCGCCCGGCTGCGGCACCCGGCGACCCTGATGACCTTCCCCGACCCGATCCGCCCGATCGCCTGCGCCGAGACCGACACCGCCACCGTCTTCCACGACGACCCCCAGGTCGTGGCCGACTACCACCTCAAGATGTGGCGATTGGGCGTCTTGGCGCTCGGCCCGGATGAGTCCCACGAGCGGTTGGCCCGCTGGGCCGACCACTACGACCGGGGGAGCCACTGA
- a CDS encoding tetratricopeptide repeat protein, with product MTVDTGHHRAGRRSMREQVEARSAEQAAELAVGRRRFLPQDGDVAAMLRQAGVSYARQGRYGLAYRMGVHELAVWRARADSETPLREETFRGYRDALDSLARIDRAVGCLHEVADCLDELLELLIRHGRSVDAHSAWTLRELGAVMLEAGRPDAALDHLSRADACYRQLDKATTDPRRHAVCLVLAGLAHRSLGQHARADKSFNRALATSLVNAPEVAAAVRVLSDVTPVVGELPVVDGLVLAEFGLPAWPSPDLVPAGTV from the coding sequence ATGACGGTGGACACCGGGCATCACCGGGCCGGAAGACGGTCGATGCGCGAACAGGTCGAAGCCCGCAGCGCAGAGCAGGCTGCGGAGCTGGCGGTCGGACGGCGGCGGTTCCTGCCACAGGACGGTGACGTCGCCGCGATGTTGCGACAGGCCGGGGTGTCCTACGCCCGGCAGGGCCGTTACGGACTTGCCTACCGGATGGGCGTGCACGAGTTGGCGGTGTGGCGGGCACGGGCGGACAGCGAGACGCCCCTGCGGGAGGAGACGTTTCGGGGATATCGGGACGCGCTGGACTCGCTGGCACGCATCGATCGCGCGGTGGGCTGTCTGCACGAGGTAGCCGACTGCCTGGACGAACTGCTGGAGTTGCTGATCCGGCACGGGCGGTCGGTGGATGCGCATTCGGCGTGGACGCTGCGCGAGTTGGGCGCGGTGATGCTCGAAGCGGGCCGTCCCGACGCCGCGCTGGACCACCTGTCGCGTGCCGACGCCTGCTACAGGCAGCTGGACAAAGCAACCACAGACCCACGCCGGCACGCGGTGTGTCTGGTGCTGGCTGGCCTGGCCCACCGCAGCCTCGGGCAACACGCCCGAGCGGACAAGAGCTTCAACCGCGCCCTGGCGACATCGCTGGTGAACGCGCCGGAAGTCGCCGCGGCCGTGCGCGTGCTGTCCGATGTCACCCCCGTAGTGGGCGAGCTGCCGGTGGTCGACGGCCTGGTCTTGGCCGAGTTCGGGTTACCCGCGTGGCCGTCACCCGACCTGGTCCCCGCCGGAACCGTCTGA
- a CDS encoding helix-turn-helix domain-containing protein codes for MAVRREGFAKRREALGYTQETLAQRMGIDRSTVARWERGVQKPLPWMRSSLAKALQVTPDGLVALLDETAPQRASAPTVVPGKTAALSDLDGPQVVNSIFATAQEWQIADRKVGGGALYPSVVHYLTCEVAPQLVSPTFGVPVPRLFAAAASITEIAGWMAHDSGEDRNARRYFDRAFRLAVAGDDRALAANACASMAHLAIELRQPHDALRITTEGLGHATATHGTLRLIARLHTMRARGLALIGDRTGCCNALEDAERVLAQADGEQPAQWIAGFDEASLASEAALCFLQLTELGEAERRAREVIRLRSGDRVRSRTFAQLTLASILVHAGRVDEAAAIGHEACDTTASLSSARVVHQLRALGGMMSLAPKSKQVSSFFTALASLSVASGEHNDAVASWPV; via the coding sequence ATGGCCGTGCGACGGGAGGGCTTCGCGAAACGTCGCGAAGCGCTCGGGTACACGCAGGAGACGCTCGCCCAGCGGATGGGGATCGACCGATCCACGGTCGCCCGCTGGGAACGTGGCGTTCAAAAACCCCTGCCGTGGATGCGCTCCAGCCTGGCCAAGGCCTTGCAGGTGACGCCCGATGGCCTCGTCGCGTTGCTGGACGAAACCGCTCCGCAGCGCGCGTCCGCACCAACGGTCGTGCCCGGAAAAACGGCAGCGCTGAGCGATCTCGACGGCCCGCAAGTCGTCAACAGCATCTTCGCTACAGCTCAGGAATGGCAGATCGCGGACCGCAAGGTTGGTGGTGGCGCGCTGTACCCGTCGGTCGTTCATTACCTGACCTGCGAGGTGGCACCACAGCTGGTGTCGCCGACCTTCGGCGTCCCCGTGCCCCGCTTGTTCGCCGCCGCCGCGTCGATCACCGAGATCGCCGGATGGATGGCACATGACAGCGGAGAAGATCGAAACGCACGAAGGTACTTCGATCGTGCCTTCCGCCTGGCGGTAGCCGGCGACGATCGGGCGCTGGCCGCGAACGCCTGTGCCTCGATGGCGCATCTGGCCATCGAGCTGCGGCAACCACACGACGCCTTGCGCATCACCACCGAAGGACTCGGTCACGCCACAGCGACCCACGGCACCTTGCGGCTCATCGCCCGACTCCACACCATGCGCGCCCGCGGTCTCGCCCTCATCGGTGACCGCACCGGGTGCTGCAACGCGCTGGAGGACGCCGAACGCGTGCTGGCCCAGGCGGACGGAGAACAACCCGCACAGTGGATCGCGGGGTTCGACGAGGCGTCGCTGGCGAGCGAGGCCGCGCTGTGCTTCCTGCAACTGACGGAACTCGGCGAAGCCGAGCGCCGGGCTCGGGAGGTCATCCGCCTGCGGTCGGGAGATCGGGTTCGGAGCCGAACCTTCGCCCAGCTCACACTGGCCAGCATCCTGGTGCACGCGGGCCGGGTCGACGAGGCGGCGGCGATCGGCCACGAAGCCTGCGACACGACCGCCTCGTTGAGCTCGGCCAGGGTGGTCCACCAACTTCGCGCCCTCGGCGGCATGATGAGCCTGGCGCCCAAGTCGAAGCAGGTCTCCTCGTTCTTCACCGCACTGGCGAGCCTCTCGGTCGCCTCCGGGGAGCACAACGACGCGGTGGCATCGTGGCCGGTATGA